The following are encoded together in the Triticum dicoccoides isolate Atlit2015 ecotype Zavitan chromosome 6B, WEW_v2.0, whole genome shotgun sequence genome:
- the LOC119325179 gene encoding protein FLOWERING LOCUS T-like, which translates to MSRDPLVVGNVVGDILDPFIKSASLKVLYNNRELTNGSELKPSQVVNEPRIEIAGRDMRNLYTLVMVDPDSPSPSNPTKREYLHWLVTDIPESTDASYGNEIVNYESPKPTAGIHRFVFVIFRQSVQQTIYAPGWRPNFNSRDFSALYSLGPPVAAVFFNCQRETGCGGRRYIR; encoded by the exons ATGTCAAGGGATCCACTTGTTGTAGGCAATGTAGTTGGAGATATCTTGGACCCATTTATCAAATCAGCATCACTCAAAGTCTTATACAACAATAGGGAGCTGACTAATGGATCTGAGCTCAAGCCTTCACAAGTAGTCAATGAGCCACGGATCGAGATTGCTGGGCGTGACATGAGAAACCTTTACACTTTG GTGATGGTGGATCCTGACTCACCAAGTCCAAGCAATCCAACCAAAAGAGAATATCTTCATTG GTTGGTGACAGACATTCCAGAATCAACAGATGCAAGCTATG GAAACGAGATAGTCAACTACGAAAGTCCAAAGCCAACAGCAGGAATACATCGCTTTGTCTTTGTGATTTTCCGCCAATCTGTCCAGCAGACAATTTATGCACCAGGATGGAGACCAAATTTCAACTCAAGGGACTTCTCAGCACTTTACAGTCTAGGCCCACCTGTGGCTGCAGTATTCTTCAACTGCCAAAGGGAGACCGGATGCGGTGGCAGACGATACATTAGATGA